A part of Xenopus tropicalis strain Nigerian chromosome 4, UCB_Xtro_10.0, whole genome shotgun sequence genomic DNA contains:
- the ptpmt1 gene encoding phosphatidylglycerophosphatase and protein-tyrosine phosphatase 1, with product MSLVARVAFYPSLLYNVLMEKLSSRKWYNRIDETVILGALPFRGMSIELIKEENVRGVITMNEEYETRLLCNSAEQWQAMGVEQLCLSTVDFLGVPKLEHLQQGVEFIHKHKENGSSVYIHCKAGRSRSATMVAAYLIQKHEWKPDEAAAFIAEIRPHILIRNNQRQMLERFYQLVASSGATQSGG from the exons ATGTCTCTCGTAGCCCGTGTTGCATTTTACCCGAGCCTTCTATACAATGTGCTCATGGAGAAGCTGTCTAGTCGGAAATGGTACAACAGGATTGATGAGACGGTGATTCTGGGGGCGCTGCCTTTCCGAGGAATGAGCATTGAA ttaataaAGGAGGAGAATGTCCGTGGGGTCATCACTATGAATGAGGAATACGAGACCAGACTACTATGTAACTCTGCAGAG CAATGGCAAGCGATGGGTGTAGAACAGCTCTGCCTAAGCACTGTGGACTTCCTGGGGGTCCCGAAATTAGAGCACTTGCAGCAAGGCGTGGAGTTCATCCACAAGCACAAGGAAAACGGAAGCAGCGTCTATATCCACTGCAAGGCAGGCCGGTCCCGTAGCGCTACCATGGTTGCCGCCTATTTAATACAG aaaCACGAATGGAAACCGGACGAAGCTGCTGCTTTTATAGCAGAAATCCGGCCTCACATCCTGATCCGAAACAACCAGAGGCAAATGTTAGAGCGTTTCTACCAATTGGTCGCAAGCTCTGGAGCAACGCAAAGTGGAGGATGA